A stretch of the Nitrospirota bacterium genome encodes the following:
- a CDS encoding cyclic nucleotide-binding domain-containing protein produces the protein MESTASHSQIVDLLEATPLFADLSRAEIVHVASVCRLVEGPAGERLLWEGEPVHKLYVLQCGDASVLKADDAGQQVVISSVGKGAVVGEMSLLDNSSASATVVTQTPFRALELDRAAFLQVMETYPALGFKVWRKFARITSLRLRMASGLLTEYMAPPCQDLGLSAQVTDSPVLGATATRSPLS, from the coding sequence ATGGAGTCGACGGCTTCTCATTCTCAGATTGTGGATCTCTTGGAAGCCACTCCGCTCTTTGCCGACCTGAGCCGGGCGGAGATCGTTCACGTGGCTTCCGTGTGCCGTCTCGTCGAAGGGCCGGCTGGGGAACGGCTGCTCTGGGAAGGGGAACCGGTCCACAAGCTGTATGTTCTCCAATGCGGGGATGCGTCGGTGCTCAAAGCCGATGACGCCGGTCAGCAGGTCGTGATTTCCTCTGTCGGCAAGGGCGCCGTGGTCGGGGAGATGTCGTTGCTCGACAATTCCAGCGCATCGGCAACCGTGGTCACCCAAACGCCGTTTCGTGCGCTGGAGCTGGATCGGGCTGCCTTTCTGCAAGTGATGGAAACCTACCCTGCGTTAGGCTTCAAGGTGTGGCGCAAGTTCGCCCGGATCACCAGTCTGCGTTTACGGATGGCGTCGGGCCTGTTGACCGAATACATGGCCCCTCCGTGCCAGGACCTCGGCCTCTCCGCTCAAGTCACGGATTCGCCGGTGCTCGGTGCAACAGCCACACGCTCTCCGTTGTCTTGA